One genomic window of Phoenix dactylifera cultivar Barhee BC4 chromosome 6, palm_55x_up_171113_PBpolish2nd_filt_p, whole genome shotgun sequence includes the following:
- the LOC103702247 gene encoding protein TIFY 10a-like yields the protein MAEMGRKLAGRSGEKSNFAVTCSLLRQYIKEKGSIADLGLGIAPRPQETAKGNTETFRPPTTMSFLPGADVSAGDDDVSRGNAMDLFPQRAVFGDEPRKTSDVREREKAQLTIFYGGKVLVFNNFPAEKAKDLMQIASKGTSNAQNSAHVPSSTKAAAAVEHTNGLSNETPVSASTPANPSVMAQGHVQKPAQPNASNLPIARRASLHRFLEKRKDRIHANVPYQVNGSSEMVAPVKQESQPWLGLGSQISKVNPSLNSESSR from the exons ATGGCGGAGATGGGGCGGAAACTTGCGGGGAGATCGGGGGAGAAGTCCAACTTTGCGGTTACTTGCAGTCTTCTGAGGCAGTACATCAAGGAGAAGGGGAGCATCGCCGATCTCGGTCTTGGGATCGCTCCTCGCCCTCAAGAAACCGCCAaag GCAACACTGAGACGTTTCGGCCGCCGACCACGATGAGCTTCTTGCCGGGCGCCGACGTTTCGGCCGGCGACGACGACGTTTCCCGAGGAAACGCCATGGACCTGTTTCCCCAGCGCGCCGTGTTCGGCGACGAGCCCCGCAAGACATCGGATGTCAG GGAACGAGAGAAGGCCCAGTTGACCATCTTTTATGGCGGCAAGGTGCTGGTGTTCAACAATTTTCCGGCCGAGAAGGCCAAGGATCTGATGCAGATAGCAAGCAAGGGGACCTCCAATGCCCAAAATTCTGCCCATGTCCCCTCTTCCACTAAAGCTGCCGCAGCGGTGGAGCACACAAATGGTCTCTCTAATGAAACTCCTGTGTCAGCGTCCACCCCTGCTAACCCTTCAGTGATGGCTCAAGGCCATGTTCAAAAGCCAGCCCAGCCTAATGCTTCCA ATCTCCCCATAGCAAGAAGGGCATCTCTCCATCGATTCCTTGAGAAAAGAAAGGATCG GATCCACGCCAACGTACCATATCAAGTAAATGGCTCTTCGGAAATGGTTGCTCCTGTCAAACAGGAGAGCCAGCCATGGCTTGGTTTGGGTTCACAGATCTCAAAAGTCAACCCAAGCTTAAACTCGGAGTCCAGCAGATAA
- the LOC103702254 gene encoding oligouridylate-binding protein 1B-like isoform X1: MQQPRLKQQQALMQQALLQQQQQQSLYHHPGLLAAPQIEPILSGNLPPGFDPSTCRSVYVGNVHVQVTEALLQEVFQSTGPVEGCKLIRKEKSSFGFVDYYDRRSAALAIVTLNGRQLFGQPIKVNWAYASGQREDTSGHFNIFVGDLSPEVTDATLFACFSVYPSCSDARVMWDQKTGRSRGYGFVSFRNQQDAQSAINDLTGKWLGSRQIRCNWATKGANSNEDKQNSDSKSVVELTSGSGEDGQEIASDDGPENNPQYTTVYVGNLAHEVTQVDLHRLFHALSAGVIEEVRTQRDKGFGFVRYSNHAEAALAIQMGNGRILSGKPIKCSWGTKPTPPGTASNPLPPPAAAPFPGLSATDLLAYERSLALGKMGSSQQALMHAQSQHALKQAAMGMGAGASQAIYDGGFQNVSAAQQLMYY; this comes from the exons ATGCAGCAGCCCAGGCTCAAGCAGCAGCAGGCCCTGATGCAGCAAGCTCTCctacagcagcagcagcagcagtcccTCTACCACCATCCTGGCCTCCTGGCAGCCCCTCAG ATAGAGCCAATCCTAAGTGGAAATCTGCCTCCTGGATTTGATCCAAGTACATGCCGCAGTGT GTATGTTGGCAATGTTCATGTTCAAGTTACTGAAGCACTCCTCCAAGAGGTGTTCCAAAGTACTGGTCCAGTTGAAGGATGCAAGCTCATTAGGAAAGAAAAG TCGTCCTTTGGTTTTGTTGACTACTATGACCGTAGATCTGCAGCACTTGCAATTGTGACACTCAATGGGAGGCAGCT GTTTGGGCAGCCTATTAAAGTTAATTGGGCATATGCCAGTGGGCAAAGAGAGGACACATCAG GGCATTTCAACATCTTTGTTGGTGACCTTAGCCCTGAAGTCACCGATGCAACCTTATTTGCATGCTTCTCTGTATATCCCAGCTGCTC AGATGCTAGGGTTATGTGGGACCAAAAGACAGGACGCTCAAGAGGGTATGGCTTTGTTTCATTCCGAAATCAACAG GATGCACAAAGTGCTATAAATGATTTAACTG GTAAGTGGCTTGGCAGTCGGCAGATTCGTTGCAACTGGGCTACAAAGGGTGCCAATTCTAATGAGGACAAACAAAACTCAGATTCTAAGAGTGTGGTGGAGCTAACAAGTGGATCAGGAG AAGATGGTCAAGAGATTGCAAGTGACGATGGCCCAGAGAATAACCCACAATACACAACTGTCTATGTGGGCAACCTTGCTCATGAG GTTACGCAAGTTGATCTCCACCGCCTCTTCCATGCCCTTAGTGCTGGAGTGATTGAAGAGGTTCGTACACAACGGGATAAAGGTTTTGGTTTTGTGAGATACAGTAACCATGCAGAAGCTGCCCTGGCTATTCAGATGGGGAATGGTCGAATTCTTTCTGGAAAGCCAATCAAG TGTTCGTGGGGCACCAAGCCCACTCCACCTGGGACAGCCTCAAATCCGTTGCCCCCTCCTGCAGCTGCTCCGTTCCCTGGGCTCTCAGCAACTGACCTCTTGGCCTATGAGCGTTCATTGGCATTGGGTAAGATGGGTTCTAGCCAGCAGGCACTGATGCATGCCCAGAGTCAGCATGCCCTGAAGCAAGCTGCAATGGGAATGGGTGCTGGAGCTAGTCAGGCTATCTATGATGGCGGGTTCCAGAACGTTAGTGCAGCACAACAGCTCATGTATTACTAG
- the LOC103702254 gene encoding oligouridylate-binding protein 1B-like isoform X2, which translates to MQQPRLKQQQALMQQALLQQQQQQSLYHHPGLLAAPQIEPILSGNLPPGFDPSTCRSVYVGNVHVQVTEALLQEVFQSTGPVEGCKLIRKEKSSFGFVDYYDRRSAALAIVTLNGRQLFGQPIKVNWAYASGQREDTSGHFNIFVGDLSPEVTDATLFACFSVYPSCSDARVMWDQKTGRSRGYGFVSFRNQQDAQSAINDLTGKWLGSRQIRCNWATKGANSNEDKQNSDSKSVVELTSGSGDGQEIASDDGPENNPQYTTVYVGNLAHEVTQVDLHRLFHALSAGVIEEVRTQRDKGFGFVRYSNHAEAALAIQMGNGRILSGKPIKCSWGTKPTPPGTASNPLPPPAAAPFPGLSATDLLAYERSLALGKMGSSQQALMHAQSQHALKQAAMGMGAGASQAIYDGGFQNVSAAQQLMYY; encoded by the exons ATGCAGCAGCCCAGGCTCAAGCAGCAGCAGGCCCTGATGCAGCAAGCTCTCctacagcagcagcagcagcagtcccTCTACCACCATCCTGGCCTCCTGGCAGCCCCTCAG ATAGAGCCAATCCTAAGTGGAAATCTGCCTCCTGGATTTGATCCAAGTACATGCCGCAGTGT GTATGTTGGCAATGTTCATGTTCAAGTTACTGAAGCACTCCTCCAAGAGGTGTTCCAAAGTACTGGTCCAGTTGAAGGATGCAAGCTCATTAGGAAAGAAAAG TCGTCCTTTGGTTTTGTTGACTACTATGACCGTAGATCTGCAGCACTTGCAATTGTGACACTCAATGGGAGGCAGCT GTTTGGGCAGCCTATTAAAGTTAATTGGGCATATGCCAGTGGGCAAAGAGAGGACACATCAG GGCATTTCAACATCTTTGTTGGTGACCTTAGCCCTGAAGTCACCGATGCAACCTTATTTGCATGCTTCTCTGTATATCCCAGCTGCTC AGATGCTAGGGTTATGTGGGACCAAAAGACAGGACGCTCAAGAGGGTATGGCTTTGTTTCATTCCGAAATCAACAG GATGCACAAAGTGCTATAAATGATTTAACTG GTAAGTGGCTTGGCAGTCGGCAGATTCGTTGCAACTGGGCTACAAAGGGTGCCAATTCTAATGAGGACAAACAAAACTCAGATTCTAAGAGTGTGGTGGAGCTAACAAGTGGATCAGGAG ATGGTCAAGAGATTGCAAGTGACGATGGCCCAGAGAATAACCCACAATACACAACTGTCTATGTGGGCAACCTTGCTCATGAG GTTACGCAAGTTGATCTCCACCGCCTCTTCCATGCCCTTAGTGCTGGAGTGATTGAAGAGGTTCGTACACAACGGGATAAAGGTTTTGGTTTTGTGAGATACAGTAACCATGCAGAAGCTGCCCTGGCTATTCAGATGGGGAATGGTCGAATTCTTTCTGGAAAGCCAATCAAG TGTTCGTGGGGCACCAAGCCCACTCCACCTGGGACAGCCTCAAATCCGTTGCCCCCTCCTGCAGCTGCTCCGTTCCCTGGGCTCTCAGCAACTGACCTCTTGGCCTATGAGCGTTCATTGGCATTGGGTAAGATGGGTTCTAGCCAGCAGGCACTGATGCATGCCCAGAGTCAGCATGCCCTGAAGCAAGCTGCAATGGGAATGGGTGCTGGAGCTAGTCAGGCTATCTATGATGGCGGGTTCCAGAACGTTAGTGCAGCACAACAGCTCATGTATTACTAG
- the LOC103702271 gene encoding FCS-Like Zinc finger 13-like, whose product MAQRSRPAIRKLPDPIHAGDRPLWPADVSPSPLERNPLSPKGWKNRESEGIGLGIVAALEKAGGEVSKKLVVGAPNFHATAPIMINSPRTAGRHRSCVDVPELRCGGSCATTTSGCCGDGAKVVQDLRWRELGHFYGSTKRVPEEAPAFHMADFLSYCYLCRKRLHGKDIYMYRGEKAFCSMECRYRQIVSDEYQEKCGSEVSKPSDHVSSSPYSGGQLFFTGIVAA is encoded by the exons ATGGCCCAGAGATCCCGGCCGGCGATCCGGAAGCTACCGGACCCGATACACGCCGGAGACCGGCCGCTTTGGCCCGCCGACGTGTCCCCAAGCCCACTGGAGCGCAACCCGCTCTCGCCTAAGGGGTGGAAGAATCGGGAGTCGGAAGGCATTGGGCTGGGCATCGTGGCGGCCCTCGAGAAGGCCGGCGGCGAGGTTTCGAAGAAGCTCGTCGTGGGTGCGCCTAATTTCCACGCGACGGCGCCGATAATGATTAATTCTCCGAGGACCGCCGGAAGACATAGATCGTGTGTAGATGTTCCCGAATTGAGATGCGGTGGAAGCTGCGCAACCACTACGAGTGGCTGCTGCGGTGATGGGGCTAAAGTTGTTCAGGATTTGAGATGGAGGGAGCTGGGTCACTTTTACGGGTCGACTAAGAGGGTTCCTGAAGAAGCACCGGCGTTTCATATGGCTGATTTCCTTAGCTATTGCTACTTGTGCAGGAAGAGGCTTCATGGCAAAGATATATACATGTACAG AGGGGAGAAGGCATTTTGTAGCATGGAGTGCCGGTACCGGCAAATCGTAAGCGACGAGTACCAGGAGAAATGTGGATCAGAAGTTTCGAAGCCATCGGATCATGTCTCGAGCTCACCGTACTCTGGTGGCCAGCTCTTCTTTACAGGCATCGTGGCGGCCTAG
- the LOC103705119 gene encoding U-box domain-containing protein 35-like — MKDAESASLVAVAIDDDRNSQHALKWAADHVLTRGQIFYLLHVRRKIPSIQTPIGQQLSISEVNDGVASSCLERMDFQTKELLLPFQCFCNRSGLQFKEVILDDTDVPKAIVDFIADRIIDKLIFGASSRNALIRSFKPADVPTTVSKTAPEFCSIYVISKGKLSSTRPATRPITQRPACEFETDSARNQFQSIKSEPDSSYHTGAPARFHPAAIGYGGENGSFERSFEARISKKISRDSHARGCLDFSYQSAASCPSPSRTSIDQSNTYVPPQFCLTGEPQSFMSNASSEYSFHSFHDEQQKSLVSNKNTSAYCSSGSGSSRYERSSWILKEESSSLSDHSVEDIKAKMRRLKFEPRQMKDMSEDTCKEANYGKADGALRMEETRLAGDMRPHMAEKEQNSKALLQRNFSDCFHSNIRYRRYTVEEIQKATDNFLDALKIGEGGYGPVYKCNLDHTVVAIKILRSDPTQGMKQFHQEIEVLSCIRHPNMVLLMGACPEYGCLVYEHMANGSLEDRLFCQNGTRPLSWQLRFKIAAEIATGLLFLHQTKPEPLVHRDLKPGNILLDQNFVSKIADVGLARLIPPAAGLAITQYCMTAAAGTFCYIDPEYQTTGLLGVKSDIYALGIILLQLITAQPPMGLAHIVENALENGTLGDLLDPNVTDWPMEETVKLAQLALKCAELRRKDRPDLAHVILPELNRLRAVAASAEGSLRYHCQPRYGSFRLPC; from the exons ATGAAGGACGCCGAGTCGGCGTCGCTGGTGGCGGTTGCGATCGACGACGATAGGAATAGCCAGCACGCGCTGAAATGGGCGGCGGACCATGTCTTGACGCGGGGGCAGATCTTCTATCTCCTCCATGTCCGCCGGAAGATCCCTAGCATCCAAACTCCAA TTGGACAGCAGCTTTCAATATCAGAAGTGAACGATGGTGTTGCTTCTTCCTGTCTTGAACGAATGGACTTTCAAACTAAAGAACTACTTCTTCCTTTTCAATGTTTCTGCAACAGAAGTGGG CTGCAGTTCAAGGAAGTCATTTTGGATGACACTGATGTACCAAAGGCAATTGTTGATTTTATTGCAGACCGGATCATTGACAAACTAATCTTTGGGGCATCATCTAGAAATGCATTGATTAG ATCTTTTAAGCCAGCAGATGTGCCTACCACTGTTTCTAAGACTGCACCAGAGTTTTGCTCTATATATGTTATATCAAAGGGGAAGTTATCTTCAACTAGGCCTGCTACTCGTCCAATTACACAACGACCAGCTTGCGAGTTTGAAACTGACAGCGCCAGAAATCAATTCCAGTCTATCAAAA GTGAACCAGATTCCAGTTACCATACTGGAGCACCTGCAAG GTTTCATCCAGCTGCAATTGGTTATGGTGGTGAAAATGGGTCATTTGAAAGGAGTTTTGAAGCCAGAATTAGCAAGAAGATCAGTAGGGATAGCCATGCAAGGGGTTGTCTTGACTTTTCATATCAGAGTGCAGCTTCATGTCCCAGCCCAAGTAGGACAAGTATTGACCAATCAAACACTTATGTTCCTCCACAATTTTGTCTTACTGGGGAACCCCAATCTTTTATGTCTAATGCAAGCAGTGAATACAGTTTCCATAGCTTCCATGATGAGCAACAGAAAAGCTTGGTGTCAAACAAGAATACCAGTGCATATTGTTCAAGTGGTTCAGGATCCAGCAGATATGAGCGTTCATCTTGGATCTTGAAGGAggaatcttcttctttgtccGACCACTCAGTG GAAGACATCAAAGCTAAGATGAGACGACTGAAGTTTGAGCCAAGGCAGATGAAGGATATGTCAGAAGATACTTGTAAAGAG GCAAATTATGGCAAGGCTGATGGAGCGCTGAGAATGGAAGAGACAAGGTTGGCCGGAGATATGAGACCACATATGGCAGAAAAGGAGCAGAACTCTAAGGCGTTGCTTCAAAGGAATTTTTCAGATTGTTTTCATTCAAACATTCGTTATAGGAGATATACTGTTGAAGAGATTCAGAAGGCGACAGATAACTTTTTGGATGCCTTAAAGATTGGGGAGGGAGGATATGGACCTGTTTACAAATGTAACCTTGATCATACTGTTGTTGCAATTAAGATTCTTCGATCTGATCCAACTCAAGGAATGAAACAATTTCATCAAGAG ATTGAGGTTTTGAGCTGCATACGCCATCCAAATATGGTCCTCCTCATGGGTGCATGCCCAGAATATGGATGCCTGGTGTATGAACACATGGCCAATGGCAGCCTTGAGGACCGCCTTTTCTGCCAAAACGGCACTCGACCACTCTCTTGGCAGCTGCGTTTCAAGATTGCAGCAGAAATAGCTACTGGCCTGCTCTTTCTCCACCAGACTAAGCCCGAGCCTCTTGTCCATCGTGATCTCAAGCCTGGCAATATCCTCCTTGACCAGAACTTTGTCAGCAAGATTGCAGATGTCGGCCTTGCACGCCTTATTCCTCCTGCTGCAGGCTTAGCTATTACTCAATATTGCATGACTGCTGCAGCTGGAACTTTTTGTTACATTGACCCTGAGTACCAGACAACTGGATTGCTTGGCGTTAAATCTGATATCTATGCCCTTGGAATCATCCTCCTACAGCTGATCACTGCACAACCACCCATGGGGCTTGCACATATTGTTGAAAATGCTTTGGAGAACGGAACTCTTGGTGATCTATTGGATCCTAACGTGACAGATTGGCCGATGGAGGAGACAGTTAAGCTCGCACAGTTGGCTCTGAAGTGCGCTGAGCTTCGACGCAAAGATCGTCCAGATTTAGCTCATGTCATATTACCAGAGCTGAATCGATTGCGGGCAGTGGCTGCATCGGCAGAAGGCTCCTTAAGGTATCACTGTCAGCCACGTTATGGAAGCTTCAGGTTACCATGTTGA